The genomic DNA AACGGGGAAGTCGCCAGCATTAATGACTACGCCATTACTATGTGTTTGGTTTGAGCGTACAAACAAATCTGTGCAGACAATAGCAGTTTTGGTATCGTTATAAAGCCAAATACTGGCGCGTTCTACGTCGGCGGCTTCTACTAAGGCTTCGGTGATGCGTTTGGCCGTGTCGCTCAAATTCCCTTGATACAAATGTCTTTGGGCGATAATATCGGCGGCCACGTTCATGTGTTTGCGTAATTTTGCTCCAATAACAGTAGTGGTATCTATTACCACCGTTCCTGAATTTGATGTGTTCGTTGGTACTTTTCCGATTTCTCGGACGATGGCTTGGAAGCAACTTTCCAATAACTTAATATTTTCGGTGGTGTCGGGTAATGTGCGGGCCTCTACCGAAGTCATTTTGGATAATACAGAAAGTTTGGTTCGGGCTTGTATGCCACCAAGTTCGCCTACTTTAATAAAAAGGTCGTGTAGTTGTTGTGCCATATAAAAACGGAAAAAGTCTAACAATGCTACCAAATATAAGTTTTTAGTATAAAACGCCATAACATTATAGCTTTTTTGGTAAAAAAAATCCCGAAACAGAGTGAATTGTACTGTTTCGGGATTTCGTTGTTTTTGCATGGGTTATTCTATTAGCATACGTTGCGTATTACCTAGCCCTTTGGTATTTTCCACACGCAACATATACAAACCTTGTGGCAACTGGATACTGGTTTGGAGTTGGCCGCTTTCGACTTGAGCCGTAGTGCTGTTCAAAAGCTGTCCCACGGTATTATAAATGCTTAATTTGTAGGAAGTTCCGTCTATATCTTTTATTTCGCAGCGAATCAGGCCATTGCGTACAGGGTTGGCCAAACGCACAAAAAGTTGTTGGTTTTGGCGCGAAAGCAATGACGTAACCGTACCTGTTACCTTGAACTTGGCTGTTACGGGCAAATGGTCAGAACTGTTAAAAAGCGCATTGGCTACTGCCGCAGGAACAGACGAATTTGTTCCGTCGTTTACGTTGCCGTTGTAGCGGTTGCCGTCTTGCCCTACGGCCTTGTACGAGCCTTGAATAAATTGTGCCCCCGCCGAGTCGTTGAGCAAATGCGAGGTAAGCATGATATGGTCAAAACGGTCGTCCATGCCGCCACCAGCCAAACAGCCGTTGCTGGTTACGCGTGTGGATTGTGTGTGATAGGCTTTAAATGATGAGTTGCCGCTCCATGCCCCCATTTTATTAATGGGATCATAGAATTTATACTTTGAGTTGGTGGGCGTAATAAGATTTTGGTACGCTGTTTCGGCAGAAGTGTAAAGATTCAAATCGCCCATAAACATATAATTGGCAGCTTTGTTTTTGGCCGCCAAAAAATCTACGACCGATTGCGTCATTTGTCCGCGTGTGGTAGCGTCGGCGGTGGTGTTGCCCGCTTTGAGGTGCGCCACGATGCACACAAAAAATACGGTGTCGTTGGTTACGGCCAAATTTGGGTCTTTATAATAAAGGCGGTACAAATCAATGTCGCGGGTAGCGGCCAAAATGGTTTCGCGCGAATGATAAACGAGTTTGTCGCTATTATAATAGAGCATATTAATAATGCTCGAATTGACCGTGTTAGACGATGGCGTTTTTTGGTAATGCGTCACGCCGTCGGTATTGAGTACCAAATCGCGCAGGCGGTCGGCATACGTGGAGGTTTTGTTTACTTCGTTAAATCCCACAATATCAGGGTTTACGTACTTGACGATGGTCTTGATGTTGGGGTCTTTGGTCGCTACGGCGTTGTTGGTAGTGGTGCAATAGCTTGTATAATTGCCGTAATTGGTCAGGTTGTACTGCATTACGGTAATTGTATCATTGATTTGGGCTTTGGCCGAAAGCAAACCGCCACATACGGCCAGTAGCGAAAGAAGTGAGATTTTTGTTCTCATCAGAAAATAAACTAAAGAATGGGTAAAAGTTTCATATTTAATAAGTTATGAGAATGGTTATAGTTTGTAATAAAAGTAATATTGCGGGCAAATTACGATTTTTTGGGCTCAAAATCTTTTTTCCATTGTCTGTAGCCATGTATGGCCAAAAGTAAATAAATGAAAAATAAAATGGCCGTAAGGTGTAGATTTTTGTAGTAATAAATACCAATCGAAACGGCATTGACCCCGACCCACAACAACCAATTTTCTACATATCGGCGTGCCAACAGATATTGTCCCACCAAACTAAAGGCCGTTGTCAGTGCGTCCCAAGCGGGTACGTCGCCGTTGGTGTAGCGGTGCAGTAGCCACCAAATCAGCAGCCAAAGGCCTGCGCCAGAGAGCATTACCCAAAGCCATTGTTTTTTGTTAAGAAATTGAATGTCAAGTTTTTGGTGCGTATTTCTGCTTTTGTTTTTCGCCCAACTATACCAGCCGTACACCGAGGTAAGGCCATAAAAAATTTGCAAACCCGTTTCGGCGTAGAGTTGTCCGTTCCAGCAAATGACCGTGTAGCAAACCACATTGATTAAAGCCACAGGCCAACCCCAAATATTTTGGCGGGAGTTGAGCCACACGCACAGCGCACCCGTAGCCACGCCGAGCCATTCCAAATAAAATAGCCAATCTGTTGTCATGTAAGTTTCGGGGAGGAATATTTGATAAAAGGGCAAAAAAAAGGTTCTTTCTCGTGAAAAAAAGAACCTTGCTTACAAATATGCTTATTAGGCTTTTGAATGGCCTACAAATTCATCGTAAAGTTTTTGGGCTTCGATTAAGGTTTTATCCAAATCTTCATTCAATAATATTTTATCAAATTTGTCTTGGAAACTCATCTCAAATTTCACTTTGAACAAGCGGCGCGAAATGCTTTCTTCCGTGTCTGTGCCGCGTCCACGCAAACGTTTTTCGAGTTCTTCTTCGCTTGGCACTTTCACAAAAACGGCCAAAGCACGTTCTTGGTAATAGCGTTTCAGGCTCAAACCGCCCTTTACATCCACATCAAAAATTACGTGTTTGCCTTGCGCCCAAATACGCTCAATTTCAGACTTTAATGTTCCGTAGAACGCGCCTTCATAGACTTGTTCCCATTCTACAAATTCGTCATTATCTATGCGTGCTTTAAATTCTTCGGGCGTGAGGAAGTAGTAATCTTTTCCGTTTTCCTCGTTGCGGCCACGTTTGTCGCGTGTGCAAGCTGAGATAGAAAACCCTAAATCCGAGTTGTTGGCCAGCAAGTGTTTGACGATAGTTGTTTTGCCCGAACCTGACGGGGCGCAAAAAATAATGAGTTTACCTTCAAAGGCCATACTTAAATTTGTGTTTCCTTAATTTTGGACTTAACGCAATCAATAAGGTCGCAAGGTAATGACTTTTTCTCAAGTTTCTGCATGAGCATCTCTTTGATGGCTGCTTCGAGCTTGTACTCTTTATAACAAGGCATACACTGTTTTGTATGCTCCAAAAAGGCCTGTTGTTCTTCCTCTGTAGCTTGGCAATCAACGATTTTCTCCAACATTTCCAAGCAGGCGTTGCGTTTTTCTTGAAAAACGGCTTCTTCTTCTGCACTCATTTCTGAGGTCTTTTCGCTACATGGCTGATTGGTATAATTCTCCTGCGCCAAAATTTGCTTTAAGCGATTAGTAACTTCCTGGTTCATTGTAATATAAGACTGTTTGTGTATAAAAAAAATTACTCATAGTGTGTGTTATTTCACAAATACAACGAAAACCTTTGTTTTAGTTCATTTTCGGTATTTTTTTTTTCAAATAAAATGAAATTTTCAGGACTTCAATGTTATTCACTAAAAATTTGTAGCATTGCCAAATAGATTCTGTACAGAAAAACTCTTTATAAGATGATACGATATGTTTATACGATTTTGTATGTAGAACGCGTGGCTTGTTCGGTGGCTTTTTATCAAAAAGCATTTGGCTTTGATCTGAAATTTATGACTCCAGACGAGAGTTACGCCGAATTGCTTACGGGTGCTACTACCTTGGCTTTTGCTTCTAAGGAATTGGCTAACAGTAATTTGAAAGAAGGTTTTCAGACTTCGGATCTGTCGGCGCATCCGTTTGGAATAGAGCTGGGGTTTGTGGTAGAAGATGTGCCTGCCGCCGTAGAACGCGCCCAAAAAGCAGGTGCAACACTCACGGAAGCACCCAAACAAAAACCTTGGGGGCAAACGGTGGCCTATCTCCGCGATACCAACGGTTTTCTGATAGAGCTTTGTACGCCAATGGGTTAGAGAAATAAAGGTGCTTTTGTAATAAAAACGCCATCAAATATACATTTGATGGCGTTTTGCGTTTATTTTTCGTATAAAGCACTAATTCTCTTTTCTAAATTGGCTTGAAAGTACGTGTCGTAGCCGTTTTCGCCATGAATCACTACGTTAGGCGTATAGTAGCATAATTCCAAAATACGAGGGACTTTCATGGCTTCTGCCAAGGCATAGGGGAAAGATTGATTGCCTATGAACAACTTAGCCCCTGCAATAAGTTGAGCCAGTTCCAAAAAGTCTTTCACTTTTACATGTTCTATGTTGGGTACTTGTTTTTTTGCCAACTGATATTCGTGATCCAAACCCACAAAAACTATTTTTGGGTATTGAGCCAAGAAACTAAAATCTAAATGCGGATTCTGGTATCTTTCACTGCGTGCCCAGACAATAGTGTCTTTATAGTTGTTATTGGGAATTGCCTGTATCCATGCACGTGATAGATCGTAGTTGGTGTCAAATATCTGAAAGTACCATCGTGAAATATCGCCTAAGCAAGAACTTACAGGAAGCTCTCTAAATAAGTCCAGATTGTATGTAACAGGTTGCTGTCCGTCATAAATACCTACACTATTGATATAGGGTTGGGCTTCGAGCAAAGGCTTGATCATTTCTGCTATCTTCTCATTGAGCATTACGCCGCCGAGTGGATGGTCTTTGCTACAGCCTTTCTGATTGAGATGCAAATACAAATGACTGGGTTTGTGCATCGAAAGAGCTATAATGCTTGGCAGGGCATATATAATGTCTCCCACATTTCCTGAATGCTTGAAGCTAACCGTATCTGCGACTTTGGGCGGTGATACTACCGACAAATATTTCTGATTAAATTCTTTGGACGTAAGGAACTTGCGCATCTGCTTATAATACATATAATCAGCAGGGCGATTGAGTTTCAGCAAAAACTTTTGGGCAAAGTTTAGCTTTTTGTTAGGTATTTTCATGAACGAATTAAGTGTGTATGTAATTTATATTGGAACAGAGGCCAATAAACTATCAGACCCTAAATCTGTGATTTTTTTGTCAATAAAACAAATAATATTCCTACGATTTCTTCTTTTTGCCTGTTTTGCAAGAACTTCGAATTGTTCAAACCATATCAATTCTAACCAATAATCTATACCTTGCGGCACAAAATCGTCCTTATATTGTTTAGTATGAAAATAATTTTCCTGATTCTGCGCCGCGAATATTTACAAAAAGTCAAAAATAAAATGTTTATTATCATGACTTTGTTAGGACCGTTGCTTTTTGCTGGGCTTACTGCCATAGTAGGTTGGGTTACTATTACCCTCATTACTTCCGAAAATAAAGTAGTGGAGGTGTTTGATGAAAGTGGCCTGTTTGCAGGTAAATTTCCTAGCACACACAATATTGAATTTGTGGAGGCTTCCAGCAAAAACCTAACGACGGATAAAAGTAACCTCAAAGAAAAAGACCGTTATGCATTGCTTTACATTCCTGCTGGCGTGTCGCCCGACAATACCAAAGGCATTACGATTTTCTATGAAAACAGCCCCAATTTTTATATTGAGACTCGCATCAAAGACATCATCGAAAAAGAATTGGAGAATATACGTATGCGGGAAGTAGGCATAGATCCTACACTTATCGCGCAAATGAAAGTAAATATTGACCTCAATACCAAAACGTTAGATAAAGAATCTAAAGAAAAAGAAAGTAGTACGGAGGCGGCTATGGGTGCGGGTTATGTTGGCGCGTTTTTGATTTATATGTTTATTTTTATGTACGGCGTACAGGTACTCAAGGGTGTGCAAGAAGAAAAAACTAACCGTATCGTAGAAGTGATGATTTCGTCGGTGAAGCCTTTTCAGCTAATGATGGGCAAAATTTTGGGTATTGCGGCAGTCGGACTGACACAATTTGGGTTGTGGATGCTACTTTCTTATGTCTTTTCGTCGGGTGTCGTCATGGCGATGGCGAGCCAGATAGATGTTTTGGCTATTCTCAATACAATCAATATGCCGTTGGTTTTGTTTGGGTTTTTGTTTTATTTCATTTCGGGTTATTTGCTGTATAGTGCTTTGTTTGCGGCCATTGGCGCGGCAGTGGACAACGACACAGACAGCCAACAATTCATGTTTCCGATTACCATACCGCTAGTTATTGCGTTTGCTTCTACACAACTGATTTTGCGCGATACCAACTCAGCCTTGGCCATTTGGCTTTCGGTGATTCCGTTTACGGCACCCATCGTGATGATGGTTCGCATCCCTTTCGACCCGCCCGCATGGCAAATCGCCGTTTCGATGCTTTCGATGATTCTTGGATTTTTGTCAACTACGTGGCTTGCGGCGCGTATTTATCGCGTGGGTATCCTGATGTACGGCAAAAAAGTAAACTACAAGGAATTAGCCAAATGGCTTTTCTATAAAAATTTGTAGCTGTTTTTTGCAAAAAAACGTTTGATAAGGACAGGCTATATGTTTTTTGGATGTGAGTAAATAAACTGCTCATATATTTGGTGTTGGGATTTGGATGAATTTAGGTCATTTTTTCCGCTGGCGTGTATTTTTTTTCCTTGTTTCCTCGTTTTTTGTATCACAGACAAAAACTAAGCATATTTGCCATTATTCTGTATTTGCCCATGAAAAGATATTATAGCCTATTGGCCTTGTTGTGTTGCTGCGTGCCCTCTGCTTGGGCGCAAATTGAGCGTAACCAAAACGGAGAAATCTCGGACGAGGAAGTGGTGATTATTAAAGAAAAGGAATTAAAGCTACCCGAAGCCGTGCGCAATTTTGAAAAAGTAACGATTCCGTTGCCTGTGCCTGCGCCAACGCCTCAAAAATATTCTTTTCAGACTTTTGGGGCAACGCTGCCCGCCATTGACCCGCGTATGAGTGTGGTACGTCTGCCCGAAGACGAACTTGACAAACTTTACGGCACTTATCTAAAAGGGGGCTTGGGGAATTATGGCACTACTTATCTGGAGGCTTTTCATAACAGCAAACGCACCAACGATTATGCGTATGGCGTGCATTTCAAACATTTTGCTTCGGCCAAAGGCTCTGTAAAAAACAGCGGCAGCGGCGAAAATCGTTTTGCAGGTTATGGTAAATATTTTAACGAAAAATATATCCTGACTGGCCGACTCGACTATTCGCGCGAACGCTATAATTATTATGGCTACCCGACGGAAGTGTCCAAAGATTCGCTCAAGCAAATTTATAATACGCTTTCTTTTGGTGCGACGCTACAAAACGCCACCGATTCGGCAGCTTTTAATTATGTCGGCAACATCAATTTCTCTAATTTTTCGGATTCGCACAAAAACAGAGAATCTGAATTTGGGATTGGCTTTAATAGCAGCTACAAACTCAACGAAACCATGACGCTGTTTGTGCCGTTGGAAGTGGCTCTTTTGCAATACAAAAATGATACGCTTTCGTTGGGACGCAATTATACGGCTTTGCGTCCGAGCTTTCAGTACAAAGAAGGAGCTTTGACGGCTTCGGTGGGTTTTAATCTTGGTTTTTGCAATGATACGGCCAAACTTGCCACCAAAACCACGATTTACCCGACCGTAGAATTAGCTTATCAGTTAATGGGTGGTTCGCTGACCGCTTTGGCGGGTTTTAATGGCGATTTGGAAAAAAGAACCTATCGCAATACCGTACAGCTCAATCCATTTGTAAAAGGGGAGTTGCCGCTTTCGCACGCCAACAAGACGATGGATTTGTATGCAGGTTTTAAAGGCGTAATCGCCAAAGACTTTTTTTACAAAATCACGGGCGGAATGCAACAATATAAGCAATTAGCCTTTTTTGTGAGTGATACGGCAGACGTGGCCAAATTTACGCTGGCCTACGACAGTGCCAAAGTAAATATCACACGTTTTACGGGTGAGTTCGGCTACGCACCTTCCGACAAATGGCGTTTTGCTTTCAAAACGGATTATTACGGATATTCTACCAAAAAGTTGGCGAAAGCATGGCACAGTCCAGCCTTGCGCATGAATTTGAATACACGCTATAATTATAGAGAAAAAGTTTATATAGATTTTGATTTATATTATATCGGAACGCAGTACGCATTTAACCCACTAACGAACCAAACACAGGAATTGAAAGGAATTGCGGACGTAGATTTGCGTATCGACTACAAGTTTTCGCAGAAATTTTCAGCATTTCTTAACATGGACAATATACTTTCTCAAAAAAACCCCCGATATTTGTATTACCAAACAAGAGGACTGCTCGTAATGCTTGGAGCAACAGCATCTTTTTAGGTAAAATATAAACTAATCTTAAAAATAAAACAATGCAGCTTGCTTTTGGCAAGAAATTGCGTTACTCTTTATAGTTGTTATGGTTGAAAAATACATTAAATATCTGCTATTTAATTATGATTGCGTAGTAATCCCTGATTTGGGTGGTTTTATTACGAGTTATAATACTGCGGAGGTTCACCCAGTACGACATACGTTTTTGCCGCCGTCGAAAGCAGTGGCATTTAATGAACGTCTTAAAAATGATGATGGACTGTTAGCCAACACAATAGCCAAGTTTGAAAATATCAGCACGGAAGAAGCGTATTTTCAGATAAAAGGTTTTGTGTTTGATATTCGTGAAGCACTCAAAGACCAAAACAAGTGTTATATCAAAGAAATTGGAACACTGTTTATTAATCACGAATACGCCTTACAGTTTGAACAAGATTCAAAAAACAATTACGAAAACGAAAGTTTTGGATTGCCTGAATTGTTCTTTAAGCCCATTATCAGAGAAAATGTCGCGACTCGTTTGGTAGCAGCTTCCAAAGATCGCGCCGCTGCAACAAGCAATCGCGTTCCTGCGCCCGCCCGCCGCCGCAATGATAGTGTTTGGACTTATATTTTGGCTATTCCTGTATTGGCGGTGATTGCATTGGTAGCCGTTTCGGTTTACTTCGTAGCTTTTACTGATGGCAAACAAGGTATTGCGGGTTTTAATCCTTTGCAAAAAAATAGTACGATAGCCCCGCAAGAGACTGAGGCGGACGATGTCGCAATGGTTACAGAGCCAACAGAAGATTCTGCTACGCAACAAGAAACAAGTGAGCCTATCGCGGCAGTAGAGCCACACCATACGCCGAAGAAAGAACCAAAGGCTTTGCCTAAAGTTCATCAAGAATCCTCAATGATGGATGCGGTAACTTCAAGCCCAGCGGAAGTAGAGACGATTACCCCAACCGATGGCAGTAAACGTTATTATGTAATTGTAGGAAGTTTTTCTAAACCCGAAAATGCCGTAAGTTTGCGTCAACGTTTGGCTATATCAGAAGCTACCGCCAAGGTGATTCACCCAAGCGATAACAGAGGTTTGTATAAAGTGAGTTTAGCTGATTATGAAAATCTTACACAAGCACAAGCAAAACTCAATGAAGCACAAACCCGTTTTAAAGAATCGCTTTGGGTTTGTAAATATTAGAACTTAGTTGAAAAATACGATAAAATAGCAAAAGGCTTTGGAGCAAATCCAGAGCCTTTTTTGTTGATACGAAATACAATATTATTCAATCATTAAACGACAAAATACGATGTCTTATTTGGAAACAGTTCGCACGCGCTACACGACCAAGAAGTATGATGCAAATATTAAGATTAACAATCAGCAAATCAATGAGTTAATGAAAGTGCTGCATCTTGCGCCATCTTCCATTAACAGCCAGCCTTGGCGGTTTATTTTTGTGGCTGACCAGCAAATCAAAGAGCAATTGTCTAAAGTATCGTTTCATAACACAGATAAACTTTTGCATTGTAGTCATGTGGTGGTGTTGGCGGTGGAGAAGATAGATGCGTTTGAAAAGCGTTTGCCTGCTTCGCTGCCTAGTGGTGCGGTGGAATATTACCATAAAATGATAAAGCCAAAAGGAGAGGAGCACGTCAAAACGTGGATGTCGGAGCAAGTATATATCGCGCTGGGTTTTTTGTTGAGTGCGGTGGCCAGCTTGGGCATTGACTCTACGGCTATGGGCGGCATTATGCCCGACCAATACGATGCGATTTTGAAATTAGAAGGTTGCCAAACCCTTGTTGCGGTGGCTTTAGGTGGGAGAGCCGCCGACGATGCCAACCAACTATCCGTTATTCCGAAACGCCGCCGACCTTTTGAGGATGTTGTGTATAGTATTTAATTGGTAATTTTTAGAATCTAAATTTTCCGTAAAAAACTCCCGTTATGTGTTAACTTATCAAAAACGGGAGTTTTTATTACCAATAATAAGTTTTATAAATTTAATTATGTTAAGTAAAATAGAAAATTAACGGATAATAAAGCAATGGAAGGGGAGAAGAACAACAAAAGGCGTTGAGATTTACCTCAATGCCTTTGTTGTCATGCAATGAAACGAATGTTTTTTTATTTGATATAACGGAAATCGTGACCCGCTTTCAGCGACAATAACGTATTGTAAATGAGTTGAATCACGTTTTCTACGTCGTCTTTGTGTACCGTTTCTACCGTCGTGTGCATATACTTGAGCGGCAGCGAGATAAGAGCCGAAGCAATTCCGCCCGACGAATAAGCAAACGCATCGGTGTCCGTGCCTGTGCTACGAGAGGCGGCCATGCGCTGAAACGGAATGTTATTCTGTTCGGCAGCGTCAATAATCATGTCAAGCAAATTATTTTGCACCGCTGGACCATAACTCAACACTGGACCTCTGCCGCAAGCCTGTTCGCCTTGCTCCACGGGTTTGTACATAGGCGAAAGCGTATCGTGGCAAACGTCCGTGATAATGGCAACGTCTGGTTTGATGCGTGCCGCTATCATTTCCGCGCCGCGCAGCCCGATTTCCTCTTGCACCGAGTTTACGATATACAAGCCATAATCAAGTTTTACATTGTTTTCTTTCAGGCGGCGAGCCACTTCCGCAATCATAAAGCCGCCCATACGGTTGTCGAGGGCACGGCCAACCCAAAATTTGTTGTTTAGTTCGGTCAGTTCGTCGTCGAACACGGCTACACAACCCACATGAACACCCAAATCCAAGACTTCTTGTTTGCTTTCGCAGCCCAAATCCAAGAAAATATTATTGATTTTGGGGGCTTCGTCTTTGGCGATGTCGCGCACGTGAATCGCTGGCCAACCAAATACACCTTTTACGATGCCTTTTTTCGTGAAAATATTCACACGCTTGCTCGGTGCGATGAGTGCATCCGAACCGCCATTGCGTTTGAGATATACATAGCCTTTGTCGGAAATATAGCTTACAAACCACGCGATTTCGTCGGCGTGCGCTTCAATTACGACTTTGTATTTTGCTTCAGGATTCACGACCGCAACGGCAGTTCCGTACACGTCCGTGAAATAAGTATCGGTATAGGGTTTGAGATAATCCAACCAAATTTGTTGGCCACTCGACTCAAAACCAGTAGGAGAAGCATTGTTAAGATATTGATACAGAAATGATTTGCTTTGAGCGTCCATAATTGTGTTTTCAGTTAAGTGAACAAAGTACAAGGATACATAGCCTTTCGGTAAAATTCAAGTACA from Flexibacter flexilis DSM 6793 includes the following:
- a CDS encoding VOC family protein, which gives rise to MIRYVYTILYVERVACSVAFYQKAFGFDLKFMTPDESYAELLTGATTLAFASKELANSNLKEGFQTSDLSAHPFGIELGFVVEDVPAAVERAQKAGATLTEAPKQKPWGQTVAYLRDTNGFLIELCTPMG
- the gmk gene encoding guanylate kinase — protein: MAFEGKLIIFCAPSGSGKTTIVKHLLANNSDLGFSISACTRDKRGRNEENGKDYYFLTPEEFKARIDNDEFVEWEQVYEGAFYGTLKSEIERIWAQGKHVIFDVDVKGGLSLKRYYQERALAVFVKVPSEEELEKRLRGRGTDTEESISRRLFKVKFEMSFQDKFDKILLNEDLDKTLIEAQKLYDEFVGHSKA
- a CDS encoding T9SS type A sorting domain-containing protein, whose product is MRTKISLLSLLAVCGGLLSAKAQINDTITVMQYNLTNYGNYTSYCTTTNNAVATKDPNIKTIVKYVNPDIVGFNEVNKTSTYADRLRDLVLNTDGVTHYQKTPSSNTVNSSIINMLYYNSDKLVYHSRETILAATRDIDLYRLYYKDPNLAVTNDTVFFVCIVAHLKAGNTTADATTRGQMTQSVVDFLAAKNKAANYMFMGDLNLYTSAETAYQNLITPTNSKYKFYDPINKMGAWSGNSSFKAYHTQSTRVTSNGCLAGGGMDDRFDHIMLTSHLLNDSAGAQFIQGSYKAVGQDGNRYNGNVNDGTNSSVPAAVANALFNSSDHLPVTAKFKVTGTVTSLLSRQNQQLFVRLANPVRNGLIRCEIKDIDGTSYKLSIYNTVGQLLNSTTAQVESGQLQTSIQLPQGLYMLRVENTKGLGNTQRMLIE
- a CDS encoding ABC transporter permease, with product MKIIFLILRREYLQKVKNKMFIIMTLLGPLLFAGLTAIVGWVTITLITSENKVVEVFDESGLFAGKFPSTHNIEFVEASSKNLTTDKSNLKEKDRYALLYIPAGVSPDNTKGITIFYENSPNFYIETRIKDIIEKELENIRMREVGIDPTLIAQMKVNIDLNTKTLDKESKEKESSTEAAMGAGYVGAFLIYMFIFMYGVQVLKGVQEEKTNRIVEVMISSVKPFQLMMGKILGIAAVGLTQFGLWMLLSYVFSSGVVMAMASQIDVLAILNTINMPLVLFGFLFYFISGYLLYSALFAAIGAAVDNDTDSQQFMFPITIPLVIAFASTQLILRDTNSALAIWLSVIPFTAPIVMMVRIPFDPPAWQIAVSMLSMILGFLSTTWLAARIYRVGILMYGKKVNYKELAKWLFYKNL
- a CDS encoding NAD(P)H-dependent oxidoreductase, producing the protein MSYLETVRTRYTTKKYDANIKINNQQINELMKVLHLAPSSINSQPWRFIFVADQQIKEQLSKVSFHNTDKLLHCSHVVVLAVEKIDAFEKRLPASLPSGAVEYYHKMIKPKGEEHVKTWMSEQVYIALGFLLSAVASLGIDSTAMGGIMPDQYDAILKLEGCQTLVAVALGGRAADDANQLSVIPKRRRPFEDVVYSI
- a CDS encoding TonB-dependent receptor codes for the protein MKRYYSLLALLCCCVPSAWAQIERNQNGEISDEEVVIIKEKELKLPEAVRNFEKVTIPLPVPAPTPQKYSFQTFGATLPAIDPRMSVVRLPEDELDKLYGTYLKGGLGNYGTTYLEAFHNSKRTNDYAYGVHFKHFASAKGSVKNSGSGENRFAGYGKYFNEKYILTGRLDYSRERYNYYGYPTEVSKDSLKQIYNTLSFGATLQNATDSAAFNYVGNINFSNFSDSHKNRESEFGIGFNSSYKLNETMTLFVPLEVALLQYKNDTLSLGRNYTALRPSFQYKEGALTASVGFNLGFCNDTAKLATKTTIYPTVELAYQLMGGSLTALAGFNGDLEKRTYRNTVQLNPFVKGELPLSHANKTMDLYAGFKGVIAKDFFYKITGGMQQYKQLAFFVSDTADVAKFTLAYDSAKVNITRFTGEFGYAPSDKWRFAFKTDYYGYSTKKLAKAWHSPALRMNLNTRYNYREKVYIDFDLYYIGTQYAFNPLTNQTQELKGIADVDLRIDYKFSQKFSAFLNMDNILSQKNPRYLYYQTRGLLVMLGATASF
- a CDS encoding M42 family metallopeptidase; the protein is MDAQSKSFLYQYLNNASPTGFESSGQQIWLDYLKPYTDTYFTDVYGTAVAVVNPEAKYKVVIEAHADEIAWFVSYISDKGYVYLKRNGGSDALIAPSKRVNIFTKKGIVKGVFGWPAIHVRDIAKDEAPKINNIFLDLGCESKQEVLDLGVHVGCVAVFDDELTELNNKFWVGRALDNRMGGFMIAEVARRLKENNVKLDYGLYIVNSVQEEIGLRGAEMIAARIKPDVAIITDVCHDTLSPMYKPVEQGEQACGRGPVLSYGPAVQNNLLDMIIDAAEQNNIPFQRMAASRSTGTDTDAFAYSSGGIASALISLPLKYMHTTVETVHKDDVENVIQLIYNTLLSLKAGHDFRYIK
- a CDS encoding glycosyltransferase family protein — its product is MKIPNKKLNFAQKFLLKLNRPADYMYYKQMRKFLTSKEFNQKYLSVVSPPKVADTVSFKHSGNVGDIIYALPSIIALSMHKPSHLYLHLNQKGCSKDHPLGGVMLNEKIAEMIKPLLEAQPYINSVGIYDGQQPVTYNLDLFRELPVSSCLGDISRWYFQIFDTNYDLSRAWIQAIPNNNYKDTIVWARSERYQNPHLDFSFLAQYPKIVFVGLDHEYQLAKKQVPNIEHVKVKDFLELAQLIAGAKLFIGNQSFPYALAEAMKVPRILELCYYTPNVVIHGENGYDTYFQANLEKRISALYEK
- the pnuC gene encoding nicotinamide riboside transporter PnuC: MTTDWLFYLEWLGVATGALCVWLNSRQNIWGWPVALINVVCYTVICWNGQLYAETGLQIFYGLTSVYGWYSWAKNKSRNTHQKLDIQFLNKKQWLWVMLSGAGLWLLIWWLLHRYTNGDVPAWDALTTAFSLVGQYLLARRYVENWLLWVGVNAVSIGIYYYKNLHLTAILFFIYLLLAIHGYRQWKKDFEPKKS
- a CDS encoding GAF domain-containing protein, whose product is MQKQRNPETVQFTLFRDFFYQKSYNVMAFYTKNLYLVALLDFFRFYMAQQLHDLFIKVGELGGIQARTKLSVLSKMTSVEARTLPDTTENIKLLESCFQAIVREIGKVPTNTSNSGTVVIDTTTVIGAKLRKHMNVAADIIAQRHLYQGNLSDTAKRITEALVEAADVERASIWLYNDTKTAIVCTDLFVRSNQTHSNGVVINAGDFPVYFKAIETERTISANNAHNDQATSEFSKSYLTPLNIGALLDVPIWANGQMRGVICHEHVGGVRQWTSDEETFAYLMSNVIGMILEHLEKN
- a CDS encoding HU domain-containing protein; the protein is MVEKYIKYLLFNYDCVVIPDLGGFITSYNTAEVHPVRHTFLPPSKAVAFNERLKNDDGLLANTIAKFENISTEEAYFQIKGFVFDIREALKDQNKCYIKEIGTLFINHEYALQFEQDSKNNYENESFGLPELFFKPIIRENVATRLVAASKDRAAATSNRVPAPARRRNDSVWTYILAIPVLAVIALVAVSVYFVAFTDGKQGIAGFNPLQKNSTIAPQETEADDVAMVTEPTEDSATQQETSEPIAAVEPHHTPKKEPKALPKVHQESSMMDAVTSSPAEVETITPTDGSKRYYVIVGSFSKPENAVSLRQRLAISEATAKVIHPSDNRGLYKVSLADYENLTQAQAKLNEAQTRFKESLWVCKY